A window of Halichoerus grypus chromosome 12, mHalGry1.hap1.1, whole genome shotgun sequence contains these coding sequences:
- the RNF133 gene encoding E3 ubiquitin-protein ligase RNF133, protein MSLLRIGTHGNNTASSWLMKFSFLWLLSQNCCRASAVWTAYMNISFHVGNRMLSELGETGVFGRSSTLKRVAGVIVPPEGKTQNACNPNTSFRRSKNSETWLALVERGGCTFTQKIKVAIEKGASGVIIYNFPGTGNQVFPMSHQAFEDIVVVMIGNLKGMEILHLIQKGVHITVIVEVGRKHIIWMNHYFVSFVIVTTATLAYFIFYHIWRLWVARIQNRRWQRLTTDLKKAFGQLQLRVLKEGDEEISPNGDSCVVCFELYKPNDTVRILTCKHFFHKNCIDPWILAHGTCPMCKCDILKALGIQVDVEDGTESLQVLMSNELSGNPPSEEGTNNELPPAGGSDKVTPVVAEEEPCPQNDSQPHAVAGDVHPSP, encoded by the coding sequence ATGAGTCTACTCAGGATTGGCACTCATGGAAACAACACTGCATCTTCCTGGCTTATgaaatttagttttctttggCTTCTTAGTCAGAACTGTTGCAGAGCTAGTGCTGTTTGGACTGCTTACATGAACATATCCTTTCACGTTGGGAATCGCATGTTGTCAGAGTTGGGGGAAACTGGCGTGTTTGGAAGAAGCTCCACTTTGAAGAGAGTGGCAGGAGTTATAGTGCCACCAGAGGGGAAAACTCAAAATGCGTGTAATCCCAATACCAGTTTCAGAAGATCAAAGAACTCCGAGACCTGGCTCGCGCTTGTTGAACGGGGAGGTTGTACCTTCACGCAGAAAATTAAAGTAGCTATTGAGAAGGGAGCCAGTGGAGTGATCATCTACAACTTTCCAGGAACTGGTAATCAGGTTTTTCCCATGTCTCATCAGGCATTTGAAGACATCGTTGTGGTGATGATCGGTAACCTAAAGGGCATGGAGATTTTGCACTTAATTCAGAAGGGAGTTCACATCACAGTCATAGTTGAGGTGGGGAGAAAACACATCATCTGGATGAATCACTATTTTGTGTCTTTTGTGATTGTCACAACTGCTACTTTAGCATATTTCATCTTTTATCATATTTGGAGACTTTGGGTAGCCAGGATTCAGAACCGGAGATGGCAACGGTTAACGACCGATCTCAAGAAAGCCTTTGGCCAGCTTCAGCTTCGGGTGCTGAAGGAGGGGGACGAGGAAATCAGTCCGAATGGAGATAGCTGCGTAGTTTGCTTTGAACTCTATAAGCCTAATGATACAGTGCGTATTCTCACTTGTAAACACTTTTTCCACAAGAATTGCATCGACCCCTGGATTCTGGCCCATGGGACCTGTCCTATGTGCAAATGTGACATTCTTAAAGCTTTGGGCATTCAGGTGGATGTTGAAGATGGAACAGAATCTTTGCAAGTTCTCATGTCGAATGAATTGTCTGGTAACCCCCCTAGTGAAGAGGGGACAAACAATGAACTTCCTCCTGCAGGAGGGTCAGACAAAGTGACCCCTGTGGTGGCGGAGGAGGAACCCTGTCCTCAGAATGACAGCCAGCCTCATGCAGTAGCGGGAGATGTTCATCCTTCACCTTGA
- the RNF148 gene encoding RING finger protein 148 — protein sequence MSLLQITPSTHSSVSSRLLRLSIFLLLSLPDSKGKAIWTAHLNITFQVGNRIISELGESGVFGNHSPLERVSGAVVLPEGWNQNACNPMTNFSRPEQADSWLALIERGGCTFTHKINVAAGKGANGVIIYNYPGTGNKVFPMSHQGTENIVAVMIGNLKGMELLYLIQKGVYVTIIIEVGRMHMPWLSHYVMSLFTFLAATVAYLFLYCAWIPRVPNSSTRRRRQIKADVKKAIGQLQLRVLKEGDKELDPNENSCVVCFDIYKPQDVVRILTCKHFFHKACIDPWLLAHRTCPMCKCDILKT from the coding sequence ATGAGCCTACTTCAAATTACTCCTTCAACTCATAGTTCTGTTTCATCGCGACTGTTGAGGCTTAGCATCTTTCTACTACTTAGCCTTCCTGACTCTAAAGGAAAAGCCATTTGGACAGCCCACCTGAATATAACTTTTCAGGTGGGAAATCGGATTATATCAGAATTAGGAGAGAGTGGAGTGTTTGGAAATCATTCTCCTTTGGAAAGGGTGTCTGGTGCCGTGGTACTTCCTGAAGGATGGAATCAGAATGCTTGTAATCCTATGACCAACTTCAGCAGGCCTGAACAGGCAGACTCTTGGTTGGCCCTCATTGAACGGGGAGGCTGTACTTTTACACACAAAATCAATGTGGCAGCAGGGAAGGGAGCAAATGGGGTGATCATCTATAACTATCCAGGTACGGGCAACAAAGTGTTTCCCATGTCTCACCAGGGAACAGAAAATATAGTCGCGGTGATGATAGGCAACTTGAAAGGCATGGAACTTTTGTACTTGATTCAGAAGGGAGTTTATGTGACGATCATCATTGAAGTGGGAAGAATGCACATGCCATGGCTGAGCCATTATGTCATGTCTCTGTTCACCTTCCTGGCTGCCACAGTTGCCTACCTTTTCTTGTACTGTGCATGGATACCTCGAGTGCCCAATTCTTCCACCAGGAGGCGAAGACAGATAAAAGCAGATGTGAAGAAAGCTATTGGTCAGCTTCAACTGCGAGTGCTCAAGGAAGGGGATAAGGAACTAGATCCAAATGAAAACAGTTGTGTTGTTTGCTTTGACATATACAAACCCCAAGATGTAGTACGTATTTTAACttgcaaacattttttccatAAGGCATGCATTGACCCCTGGCTTTTAGCCCATAGGACATGCCCCATGTGCAAGTGTGACATTCTGAAAACTTAA